In Monodelphis domestica isolate mMonDom1 chromosome 4, mMonDom1.pri, whole genome shotgun sequence, one DNA window encodes the following:
- the MMP13 gene encoding collagenase 3: MQPTFIVALFLLSWTYCSAFPLPYDDDDDDDDDDLSEENLQFAENYLKTYYNLYSNPAGILMKKASGTIAEQLREMQSFFGLKVTGKLDDDTLDVMKKPRCGVPDVGEYNFFPRTLKWPRFNLTYRILNYTPDMTQAEVDKAIRKALKVWSDVTPLNFTRLHNGTADIMISFGIKEHGDFYPFDGPSGLLAHAFPPGPNYGGDAHFDDDEIWTNSAKGYNLFLVAAHEFGHSLGLDHSKDPGALMFPIYTYTGKSGFMLPDDDVQGIQALYGPGDKDPDPKHPKTPDKCDPALSLDAVTSLRGETIIFKDRFFWRLHPQMVEPELFLTKSFWPELPNSVDAAYENPAHDLIFIFRGRKVWALNGYEILKDYPKKISELGFPKEVKRIDAAVHIEATQRTLFFTGDQFWSYDETNHTMNKGYPRLLEEEFPGIGNRIDAVYEKNGYIYFFSGVLQFEYSIWSQRIVRVMPTNSLLWC; encoded by the exons ATGCAGCCAACTTTCATAGTTGCCTTATTTTTATTGAGCTGGACATATTGTTCAGCTTTCCCCCTAccttatgatgatgatgatgatgatgatgatgatgatctgtCAGAAGAGAACCTTCAGTTTGCAGAG AATTATTTGAAGACATACTACAACCTTTATTCTAACCCTGCTGGCATACTTATGAAAAAGGCATCTGGCACTATAGCAGAACAACTAAGAGAAATGCAGTCATTCTTTGGCTTGAAAGTGACTGGCAAACTGGATGATGACACTTTAGATGTGATGAAAAAGCCTAGATGTGGGGTCCCTGATGTGGGAGAATATAACTTTTTTCCTCGAACTCTCAAGTGGCCCAGGTTTAATTTAACCTACAG GATCCTGAATTACACCCCAGACATGACCCAAGCAGAAGTAGACAAGGCAATAAGGAAAGCACTGAAGGTCTGGTCTGATGTGACACCTCTCAACTTTACCAGGCTTCACAATGGCACTGCTGATATCATGATCTCCTTTGGAATAAAAG AACATGGAGACTTCTACCCCTTTGATGGACCTTCTGGACTTCTGGCTCATGCAtttcctcctggacccaactatGGAGGGGATGCTCATTTTGATGATGATGAGATTTGGACAAATAGTGCCAAAG GATATAACTTGTTTCTTGTTGCTGCCCATGAATTTGGCCACTCCTTAGGCTTGGACCACTCCAAGGATCCCGGAGCACTTATGTTTCCTATCTACACCTATACTGGTAAAAGTGGCTTCATGCTTCCTGATGATGATGTCCAAGGGATCCAAGCTCTTTATG GTCCTGGAGATAAAGATCCTGACCCTAAACATCCCAAAACCCCAGATAAATGTGATCCTGCCTTGTCCCTGGATGCTGTCACTAGCCTTCGAGGAGAAACAATAATCTTTAAAGACAG GTTCTTCTGGCGTCTGCATCCACAGATGGTTGAACCAGAGCTCTTTTTAACTAAATCATTTTGGCCTGAACTTCCAAATAGTGTTGATGCTGCATATGAGAACCCTGCTCATGACTTAATATTCATCTTTAGAG GCAGAAAAGTTTGGGCCCTGAATGGCTATGAGATACTGAAGGATTACCCAAAGAAAATCTCTGAACTAGGGTTCCCAAAAGAGGTAAAGAGGATAGATGCTGCAGTTCACATTGAAGCTACACAAAGGACCCTCTTCTTCACTGGAGATCAATTCTGGAG TTATGATGAAACTAACCATACAATGAACAAAGGCTATCCCAGATTACTCGAGGAAGAATTCCCAGGAATTGGAAATAGAATAGATGctgtatatgaaaaaaatg GTTATATATACTTCTTTAGTGGCGTCTTGCAATTTGAGTACAGCATCTGGAGTCAACGCATTGTTCGAGTTATGCCAACCAATTCCCTCTTGTGGTGTTGA